A stretch of DNA from Variovorax paradoxus:
CGCCAGCAGCCTGGCGCTGCTGCAGCAGGAAGGCATGCTGCTTCCTTATGAGCCCAAGGGCTTCAAGGAGTTGAACCCTGCGTACTCCGACGCCGCCCGCCCGCCCGCCTGGGTCGGCATGGACGTCTGGGCCGCCACCATCTGCTTCAACCATGTCGAGGCCAAGAAGCTCGGCCTGCCCAAGCCCGAGAGCTGGAAGGACCTGACCAAGCCCATCTACAAGGGCACGATCTCGATGCCGCATCCCGCCTCCAGCGGCACCGGCTACCTCGATGTGTCGTACTGGCTGCAGAACCTGGGCGACGCCGAAGGCTGGAAGTACATGGACGCGCTGCACCAGAACATTGCGCAGTACGTGCACTCGGGCTCCAAGCCCTGCAAGCAGGCGGGCGCGGGCGAGTTCCCCATCGGCATCTCGTTCGAGTTCCGTGCGCACCAGGTGAAGAAGTCGGGCGCACCGGTCGACCTGATCTTCCCGAAGGAAGGCCTGGGCTGGGACATCGAGGCCACGAGCCTCATGAAGACCAGCACGAAGCTGGCGCAAGGCAAGCGCTTTGCCGACTGGATGGCGAGCAAGGAAGCCAACCAGATCAGCGCACGCTGGTGGGCCGTGGTCGCCTACCCGGGCGTGGTCTCGAAGCTCGAAGGCATTCCTGAGAACTACGAGAAGCTGCTGGCCAAGAACGACCTGAACTGGGCCGCCAAGAACCGCGAACGCATCCTGGCTGAATGGAGCAAGCGCTACGAAGGCAAGGCCGAACCCAAGTAAGCCCGACGGCATCCCCCGGTTTTCAATTCAAGGGTGCCGCCGCAACGGGTGACGCCCTCCAACGACGAGTGCGAAAAATGGACATGACCGACACCCGCTTCATTGCCAGCCAGTTGACCCCCACCACCGCCCCGCCCGCGGCCCTCGAGATCGTCGGCGTTCGCAAGGACTTCGAAACCTTCAGCGCGCTGCGTGACGTGCACCTGCGCGTGAACCCCGGCGAGATGCTGTGCTTTCTCGGCCCCTCGGGCTGCGGCAAGACCACGCTGCTGCGCATCATCGCGGGCCTGGAGACGCAGACCGCCGGGCAGATCCTGCAGAACGGCAAGGACGTCTCGTGGCTCTCGCCCGACAAGCGCGACTACGGCATCGTGTTCCAGTCGTACGCGCTCTTTCCCAACCTGTCGATCGCGGACAACGTGGGCTACGGCCTCGTCAACAGCCGCGCGAAGCGGGGCGAGATCAAGGCGCGCGTCGACGAGCTGCTGAAGCTGGTCGGCCTGCCGACCTCGGGCGCCAAGTACCCGAGCCAGCTCTCGGGCGGCCAGCAACAGCGCGTGGCCCTGGCCCGCGCGCTGGCCACGCGGCCCGGCCTGCTGCTGCTCGACGAACCGCTGTCGGCGCTCGACGCGCTGGAGCGCATCCGCCTGCGCGGCGAGATCCGCCGGCTGCAGAAGCAGGTCGGCATCACGACCATCATGGTCACGCACGACCAGGAAGAAGCGCTCTCGATGGCCGACCGCATCGTGGTGATGAACCACGGCGTGATCGAGCAGGTCGGCACGCCGATGGAAATCTACGAGCAGCCGGCCACGCCCTTCGTGGCCGACTTCGTGGGCAAGGTCAACGTGCTGCGCGCGGTGGCGCTGGGCAACCAGCGCTTCCAGGTCGGCGACATGGAGCTGCAGTGCGACGCCTGCGACGGCGCCTTCGAGCCCGGCGACGACGTCAACCTGTACCTGCGCCCCGAAGACCGCGCGGTGGAGCACCTGCAAGACGACACGCCCAACCGCCTGCAGGCCAAGGTCACGAAGGTCGAGTTCCTGGGCGGCCTGTGTATCGCCGAAGTGACGGCCGATGCGCTGCACGGCCAGGTGCTGGGCCTGCACTTCTCGCTGAACCAGCTGCACGACCTGGACATCCGCGAAGGCAACACGATCGACATCGCGCTGCGCGCCAACCGCATCCGCGCCTTTGCCGCGCGCCCGGCCAAGCCATGAACACGCTGGCACATCCCCGCCCTGCGTTGGCCGCACGCCCTGCCCTGCGCTGGAGCCGCGACGAGACCATCGCGCGCGCCATCCTGTTCGTGGTGATGGCGATGCTGTTCGTGTTCCTCGTTGCGCCGCTGCTCACCATCCTGGCGCACGCGGTGCAGGACAAGAACGGCAACTTCGTCGGCCTGGCCCACTTCATCACCTACTTCCAGACACCGAGCCTGCTGCGCGCGGCGTGGAACTCGGTGTGGGTGTCGGCCGCGGTGGTGATGATCTCGGTGCCCACGGCCTTCGTGTTCGCCTACGCGCTCACGCGCAGCCGCATGCCGGCGCCGCTGAAGGCGGTGTTCCGCCTCATCGCGCTCATTCCGCTGCTGGCGCCTTCGCTGCTGTCGGCCATTTCGTTCGTGCAGTGGTTCGGCAACCAGGGCGCGCTCAAGTTCCTGCTGGGCGGCGCCTCGATCTACGGTGCGCCCGGCATCATCCTGGCCGAGGTCTACAACACCTTTCCGCACGCGCTGATGATCCTCGTCACCGCGCTGTCGCTGGCCGACGGCCGGCTGTACGAGGCGGCCACCGCGCTGCGCACGCGGCCCTTGCGCCAGTTCATGACGATCACCCTGCCCTCGTGCAAGTACGGCCTGATCAGCGCGGCCACCGTGGTCTTCACCTACGTGGTGAGCGACTTCGGCGCGCCCAAGGTCATCGGCGGCAACTTCAACGTGCTGTCGGTCGACGTGTTCAAGCAGGTGGTCGGGCAGCACAACTTCTCGATCGGCGCGGTGGTGGGCATGCTGCTGTTGCTGCCGTCGATCATCTCGTTCGTGATCGACTACGTGGTGCGGCGCAAGCTGAAGGCGCAGCTCACGGCGCGCTCGGTGCCTTACACCCCCAAGCCCCGCAAGGTGGCCGATGCCGTGCTCACGCTGTTCTGCACCGTGGTCTGCGGCCTGCTGCTGGCGACCATCGGCATGGCGGTGTACACCTCGGCGATCTCGCTGTGGCCGTACGACCTGTCGTTCACGCTCAAGCACTACCACTTCGTGCTCATCGAGAGCGACATGGCCGCTGCCTACGGCAACAGCCTGATGGTGGCGATGGTGACGGCGGTGGCCGGCTCGCTCATCGTGTTCGTGGGCGCCTACCTGATCGAGAAGACGCGCAACCTGGGCCTCATGCGCAAGGGCATGCACCTGATGGCGGTGCTGTCGATGGCGGTGCCGGGCCTGGTGCTGGGCCTGGGCTACGTGATGTTCTTCAACCATCCGTCCAACCCGCTGAACTTCTTGTACCAGACGATGGCGATCCTGATCATCTCGATGGTCGTGCACTACTACACCTCAAGCCACCTCACGGCGGTGACGGCGCTCAAGCAGATCGACAACGAGTTCGAGGCCGTGTCGGCCTCGCTCAAGGTGCCATTCTTCAAGACCTTCCTGCGCGTGACGGTGCCGGTGTGCCTGCCGGCCATTCTCGACATCGGGCGCTACTTCTTCGTGGTGTCGATGGCCAGCCTGTCGTGCGCCATCTTCCTGTACACGCCGGAGACCATCCTCGCGTCGGTCGCGATCATGCACCTGGACGACGCCGGCGACATCGGCCCGGCCGCCGCACTGGCCAGCCTGATCGTCGTCACCTCGACGCTGGTGTGCATCGCCTACGCCCTGCTCACGCGCGTGCTGCTCGCACGCACGCAGGCCTGGCGCAACCTCAGCCGCGGCTGAACGATTCCTTTCACCTTTCGCCCCTCATCCCCTTTCCCTGCCTGGAGACACCATGAGTCAAGCCGCCCACCCCATCCTGCTCACGCCCGGCCCCCTGACCACCTCGGACCGCACCCGCCAAGCGATGCTGCGCGACTGGGGTTCATGGGACGCCGACTTCAACCAGATCACGGCGCGCATCCGCAAGGAAGTGCTGAACATCGTGCACGGCACGGGCACACATGAATGCGTGCCCCTGCAAGGCAGCGGCACCTTCTCGGTCGAAGCGGCCATCGGCACCCTCGTGCCGCGCAACGGCCATGTGCTGGTGCCGAGCAACGGCGCCTACTGCCAGCGCCTCGCCAAGATCTGCAAGGTGCTGGGCCGCAAGCTCACGACCATCGACTACACCGAAGAGAAGCAGGTCTTGCCCGCCGACGTCGACCGCGCACTCGCGGCCGACCCCAGCATCACCCACGTCGCAGTCGTGCACTGCGAAACCGGCGCCGGCGTGCTCAACCCTTTGCACGAGATCGCGCTGGTCGTTGCCAAGCATGGGCGCGGCCTGATCATCGATGCGATGAGTTCCTTCGGCGCGCTGGACATCGACGCACGCAAGACGCCGTTCGACGCCGTGGTCGCAGCTTCAGGCAAGTGCCTCGAAGGCGTGCCGGGCATGGGCTTCGTCATCATCAAGCGCAGCACGCTCGAGCAATGCGAAGGCAACTGCCACTCGCTGAGCATGGACCTGTACGACCAGTGGGTCTACATGGAGAAGACCACGCAATGGCGCTTCACGCCGCCCACGCACGTGGTCGCCGCGCTCGACACCGCCATCGCGCAGTACATCGAGGAAGGCGGCCTGCCCGCGCGCGGTGGACGCTACACGCGCAACTGCAAGGCGCTCATCGACGGGCTCGCGACGCTGGGTTTCCGCAGCTTCCTCGACCCGGCCATCCAGGCGCCGATCATCGTCACCTTCCACGCGCCCGACGACGCCAACTACGACTTCAAGACCTTCTATCAAGAAGTGAAGAAGCGCGGCTACATCCTCTACCCCGGCAAGCTCACGCAGGTCGAGACCTTCCGCGTGGGCTGCATGGGGCACTTCGGCGACGCAGGCATTCCGGGTGCGGTGGCGGCCATTGCCGACACGCTGAAGGCCATGGGCATCCGGCAGGTGACGGCGGCCGTCGCGGCATGATGCCGGCCGGAGGGCGCGGGGCCCCTCCGAAGGACGCCCATGACCGCACAGAACTTCCTGCATCTCTGGGACCGCAGTTTTCTCTACGTCACGCCGGCCATCGAGTCTGACCTGACGGCCCGCTCGTCGGTGACGCTGCTGGCCTCGGTCAGCGGCCATCCGTTCCGGCTGGAGGCCGCCGACGGCACGCGCGCGCTGTGCACGGCCGCGCTGGTGGCGCCGGGCACGCAGCGGCGGCTGTATGTCGACGGCTGCGGGCTGCTGTCGCTCAACCTCGATCCGGGCTCGATCGCCTACCGCACGCTCTCGCGGTGGATGGGCGCGCGGGGCATCCTGCCGATCGATGCGCAGTGCTTCGGCCGGCTGCGCGACAGCTTCGAGGCGGCACAGTGCGGGGCGCTGGCCGAGCACCACCTGCAATCGCTCAGCGCACGGATGGTGGAAGCCGTCACCGGCCGGCCCGAGCCTGCGGGCGGGCTCGATCCGCGCATCGACAACGTGATGCGCGTCGCCCGTTCGCATGCCGGCCCGTTGCCGCTGCAGGAGCTGTCCGAGGTGGCCTGCCTGTCGCCCGACCGCCTGACCCACCTGTTCCGCGAGCAGGCGGGCGTGTCGATCAAGAACTACCTGTTGTGGGCCAAGGTGCGCCGCTCGGTGCAGCAGTTCGCCAGCGGCCGGCCGCTGGCCGGGATCGCGCTGGACGGCGGCTTCGCCAGCGCGGCCCACATGAGCCGCACCTTCCAGTGTTCGTTCGGCCTGCCGCCCTCGTTCCTGTCGCGCCGGGTGTGCGTGACGGCGGACGAACAGGCGGAGCGCGTCTGGGGGCAGTGAGCGCAGTGCAACACGGTTGCATCGCTGCGCATTTCTCGTTTGTACCTAGAACCTTAGCGGCTGCATG
This window harbors:
- a CDS encoding helix-turn-helix domain-containing protein; the protein is MTAQNFLHLWDRSFLYVTPAIESDLTARSSVTLLASVSGHPFRLEAADGTRALCTAALVAPGTQRRLYVDGCGLLSLNLDPGSIAYRTLSRWMGARGILPIDAQCFGRLRDSFEAAQCGALAEHHLQSLSARMVEAVTGRPEPAGGLDPRIDNVMRVARSHAGPLPLQELSEVACLSPDRLTHLFREQAGVSIKNYLLWAKVRRSVQQFASGRPLAGIALDGGFASAAHMSRTFQCSFGLPPSFLSRRVCVTADEQAERVWGQ
- a CDS encoding putative 2-aminoethylphosphonate ABC transporter permease subunit; translated protein: MNTLAHPRPALAARPALRWSRDETIARAILFVVMAMLFVFLVAPLLTILAHAVQDKNGNFVGLAHFITYFQTPSLLRAAWNSVWVSAAVVMISVPTAFVFAYALTRSRMPAPLKAVFRLIALIPLLAPSLLSAISFVQWFGNQGALKFLLGGASIYGAPGIILAEVYNTFPHALMILVTALSLADGRLYEAATALRTRPLRQFMTITLPSCKYGLISAATVVFTYVVSDFGAPKVIGGNFNVLSVDVFKQVVGQHNFSIGAVVGMLLLLPSIISFVIDYVVRRKLKAQLTARSVPYTPKPRKVADAVLTLFCTVVCGLLLATIGMAVYTSAISLWPYDLSFTLKHYHFVLIESDMAAAYGNSLMVAMVTAVAGSLIVFVGAYLIEKTRNLGLMRKGMHLMAVLSMAVPGLVLGLGYVMFFNHPSNPLNFLYQTMAILIISMVVHYYTSSHLTAVTALKQIDNEFEAVSASLKVPFFKTFLRVTVPVCLPAILDIGRYFFVVSMASLSCAIFLYTPETILASVAIMHLDDAGDIGPAAALASLIVVTSTLVCIAYALLTRVLLARTQAWRNLSRG
- a CDS encoding 2-aminoethylphosphonate--pyruvate transaminase, whose protein sequence is MSQAAHPILLTPGPLTTSDRTRQAMLRDWGSWDADFNQITARIRKEVLNIVHGTGTHECVPLQGSGTFSVEAAIGTLVPRNGHVLVPSNGAYCQRLAKICKVLGRKLTTIDYTEEKQVLPADVDRALAADPSITHVAVVHCETGAGVLNPLHEIALVVAKHGRGLIIDAMSSFGALDIDARKTPFDAVVAASGKCLEGVPGMGFVIIKRSTLEQCEGNCHSLSMDLYDQWVYMEKTTQWRFTPPTHVVAALDTAIAQYIEEGGLPARGGRYTRNCKALIDGLATLGFRSFLDPAIQAPIIVTFHAPDDANYDFKTFYQEVKKRGYILYPGKLTQVETFRVGCMGHFGDAGIPGAVAAIADTLKAMGIRQVTAAVAA
- a CDS encoding putative 2-aminoethylphosphonate ABC transporter ATP-binding protein, producing MDMTDTRFIASQLTPTTAPPAALEIVGVRKDFETFSALRDVHLRVNPGEMLCFLGPSGCGKTTLLRIIAGLETQTAGQILQNGKDVSWLSPDKRDYGIVFQSYALFPNLSIADNVGYGLVNSRAKRGEIKARVDELLKLVGLPTSGAKYPSQLSGGQQQRVALARALATRPGLLLLDEPLSALDALERIRLRGEIRRLQKQVGITTIMVTHDQEEALSMADRIVVMNHGVIEQVGTPMEIYEQPATPFVADFVGKVNVLRAVALGNQRFQVGDMELQCDACDGAFEPGDDVNLYLRPEDRAVEHLQDDTPNRLQAKVTKVEFLGGLCIAEVTADALHGQVLGLHFSLNQLHDLDIREGNTIDIALRANRIRAFAARPAKP
- a CDS encoding putative 2-aminoethylphosphonate ABC transporter substrate-binding protein gives rise to the protein MTMKQSTRRLTAALCVAALGLVSGSAWAQKTPLLVYTALETDAMKLYKDAFEKANPDIEVKWVRDSTGIVTAKLLAEKANPQADVVAGLAASSLALLQQEGMLLPYEPKGFKELNPAYSDAARPPAWVGMDVWAATICFNHVEAKKLGLPKPESWKDLTKPIYKGTISMPHPASSGTGYLDVSYWLQNLGDAEGWKYMDALHQNIAQYVHSGSKPCKQAGAGEFPIGISFEFRAHQVKKSGAPVDLIFPKEGLGWDIEATSLMKTSTKLAQGKRFADWMASKEANQISARWWAVVAYPGVVSKLEGIPENYEKLLAKNDLNWAAKNRERILAEWSKRYEGKAEPK